Proteins from a single region of Hordeum vulgare subsp. vulgare chromosome 6H, MorexV3_pseudomolecules_assembly, whole genome shotgun sequence:
- the LOC123403778 gene encoding oxygen-dependent coproporphyrinogen-III oxidase, chloroplastic-like isoform X1 has protein sequence MERETPEAAPPPTFLRGEEASSGSSSARARFERLIRRVQAEVCAALEAVEEGSSNGNGGGVFREDAWTRPGGGGGISRVLQGGRVFEKAAVNVSVVYGVMPPDAYRAARPDAAAAVEKAGPVPFFAAGVSSVIHPNNPFAPTLHFNYRYFETEAPQDVPGAPRQWWFGGGTDLTPSYIIEEDIKHFHSVQKQACDKFDPTFYPRFKKWCDEYFHIKHRGERRGVGGIFFDDLSDHDQETLLDFAAECAASVIPAYIPIIERRKDTPFTEDHRAWQQLRRGRYVEFNLVYDRGTTFGLKTGGRIESILVSLPLTARWEYDHGWHFVKFAQVLFVCRNRKKGLKNGNFSTRASIQRNGSD, from the exons ATGGAGCGGGAGACGCCGGAGGCCGCGCCACCACCGACCTTTCTCCGCGGGGAGGAGGCGTCGTCGGGGTCTTCGTCGGCGCGCGCGCGGTTCGAGCGCCTGATCCGGCGGGTCCAGGCGGAGGTGTGCGCGGCGCTCGAGGCAGTCGAGGAGGGCAGCAGCAACGGCAACGGCGGCGGGGTGTTCCGGGAGGACGCGTGGACGCGCCCGGGCGGAGGCGGCGGTATCAGCCGCGTGCTGCAGGGCGGCCGCGTGTTCGAGAAGGCCGCCGTGAACGTGTCCGTCGTCTACGGAGTCATGCCCCCAGACGCCTACCGCGCGGCGAGGCCCGACGCGGCGGCGGCCGTGGAGAAGGCCGGGCCCGTGCCCTTCTTCGCTGCCGGCGTTAGCTCG GTTATCCACCCAAACAATCCCTTCGCGCCAACATTGCATTTCAACTACCGATATTTCGAGACAGAAGCTCCGCAAG ATGTTCCTGGGGCACCCAGGCAGTGGTGGTTTGGAGGTGGTACTGACTTGACACCATCGTACATCATCGAAGAGGATATCAAACATTTTCATTCT GTTCAAAAACAAGCATGCGATAAGTTTGATCCAACCTTCTACCCAAGATTCAAGAAATGGTGCGATGAATATTTTCATATCAAG CATCGTGGTGAACGCCGTGGGGTGGGCGGAATATTCTTTGATGATCTCAGTGACCATGATCAAGAAACTCTACTTGACTTCGCGGCAG AGTGCGCGGCCTCTGTAATTCCTGCATACATCCCCATCATAGAACGTCGGAAAGACACCCCATTTACAGAAGATCACAGGGCATGGCAGCAGCTACGGAGAGGTCGCTATGTGGAATTCAACCTC GTCTATGATCGTGGCACAACATTTGGCCTCAAAACTGGAGGACGGATCGAGAGTATCCTTGTTTCCCTCCCTCTGACGGCACGGTGGGAGTATGATCAT GGGTGGCATTTTGTCAAGTTTGCTCaggtgctatttgtgtgcagaaaCCGCAAGAAGGGACTAAAGAATGGAAACTTCTCGACGCGTGCATCAATCCAAAGGAATGGATCTGATTAG
- the LOC123403778 gene encoding oxygen-dependent coproporphyrinogen-III oxidase, chloroplastic-like isoform X2, whose translation MERETPEAAPPPTFLRGEEASSGSSSARARFERLIRRVQAEVCAALEAVEEGSSNGNGGGVFREDAWTRPGGGGGISRVLQGGRVFEKAAVNVSVVYGVMPPDAYRAARPDAAAAVEKAGPVPFFAAGVSSVIHPNNPFAPTLHFNYRYFETEAPQDVPGAPRQWWFGGGTDLTPSYIIEEDIKHFHSVQKQACDKFDPTFYPRFKKWCDEYFHIKHRGERRGVGGIFFDDLSDHDQETLLDFAAECAASVIPAYIPIIERRKDTPFTEDHRAWQQLRRGRYVEFNLVYDRGTTFGLKTGGRIESILVSLPLTARWEYDHKPQEGTKEWKLLDACINPKEWI comes from the exons ATGGAGCGGGAGACGCCGGAGGCCGCGCCACCACCGACCTTTCTCCGCGGGGAGGAGGCGTCGTCGGGGTCTTCGTCGGCGCGCGCGCGGTTCGAGCGCCTGATCCGGCGGGTCCAGGCGGAGGTGTGCGCGGCGCTCGAGGCAGTCGAGGAGGGCAGCAGCAACGGCAACGGCGGCGGGGTGTTCCGGGAGGACGCGTGGACGCGCCCGGGCGGAGGCGGCGGTATCAGCCGCGTGCTGCAGGGCGGCCGCGTGTTCGAGAAGGCCGCCGTGAACGTGTCCGTCGTCTACGGAGTCATGCCCCCAGACGCCTACCGCGCGGCGAGGCCCGACGCGGCGGCGGCCGTGGAGAAGGCCGGGCCCGTGCCCTTCTTCGCTGCCGGCGTTAGCTCG GTTATCCACCCAAACAATCCCTTCGCGCCAACATTGCATTTCAACTACCGATATTTCGAGACAGAAGCTCCGCAAG ATGTTCCTGGGGCACCCAGGCAGTGGTGGTTTGGAGGTGGTACTGACTTGACACCATCGTACATCATCGAAGAGGATATCAAACATTTTCATTCT GTTCAAAAACAAGCATGCGATAAGTTTGATCCAACCTTCTACCCAAGATTCAAGAAATGGTGCGATGAATATTTTCATATCAAG CATCGTGGTGAACGCCGTGGGGTGGGCGGAATATTCTTTGATGATCTCAGTGACCATGATCAAGAAACTCTACTTGACTTCGCGGCAG AGTGCGCGGCCTCTGTAATTCCTGCATACATCCCCATCATAGAACGTCGGAAAGACACCCCATTTACAGAAGATCACAGGGCATGGCAGCAGCTACGGAGAGGTCGCTATGTGGAATTCAACCTC GTCTATGATCGTGGCACAACATTTGGCCTCAAAACTGGAGGACGGATCGAGAGTATCCTTGTTTCCCTCCCTCTGACGGCACGGTGGGAGTATGATCAT aaaCCGCAAGAAGGGACTAAAGAATGGAAACTTCTCGACGCGTGCATCAATCCAAAGGAATGGATCTGA
- the LOC123403779 gene encoding methionine aminopeptidase 1B, chloroplastic-like, with the protein MKLLVSPPPPLFPSSPCRRPGKAILQKHFHAVATGKSCKWGEANRKAICRVAETHESEQVKERESLRRGTVSPRLPVPDHIRRPPYDDVDRLPDVNPNRQMHDSESIVHMRAACKLAAQVLQYAGTLVKPSVTTDEIDRAVHQMIIDAGAYPSPLGYGGFPKSVCTSVNECICHGIPDSRALLDGDIINIDVTVYLNGYHGDTSRTYLCGEVDEPTKQLVKVTEECMLRGISACKHGGSFKDIGERISEYVNKYGYSVDPFIGHGVGTIFHSEPIIWHTYDYEPGFMVAGQTFTIEPTLSMGTTQCEVWDDGWTAITMDGSLNAQFEHTVLVTVNGAEILTKC; encoded by the exons ATGAAGCTCCTCGTGTCACCTCCGCCGCCGCtgttcccctcctccccctgccgcCGTCCAG GTAAGGCTATTCTCCAGAAGCATTTCCATGCGGTAGCAACAGGAAAATCTTGCAAATGGGGGGAAGCCAACAGAAAGGCGATCTGCAG GGTTGCAGAGACACATGAATCTGAACAAGTAAAGGAAAGGGAATCATTAAGGCGTGGCACCGTCAGTCCACGCCTCCCGGTGCCCGACCACATCCGCCGACCGCCTTACGATGATGTCGATCGTCTGCCAGATGTAAATCCCAATCGGCAAATGCATGACAGTGAGAGCATCGTTCATATGAGAGCCGCATGCAAGCTTGCTGCCCAAGTTCTTCAGTATGCAGGAACATTGGTGAAG CCCTCCGTGACGACAGATGAAATCGACAGGGCAGTTCATCAAATGATCATTGATGCTGGTGCCTACCCATCTCCCCTTGGATACGGCGGGTTCCCGAAGAGCGTCTGCACGTCAGTGAATGAGTGCATCTGCCATGGAATTCCTGACTCGCGCGCACTGCTG GATGGGGATATCATCAACATCGATGTTACTGTCTACTTAAAT GGATATCATGGTGACACCTCGAGAACATATTTGTGTGGGGAGGTCGATGAACCTACTAAGCAGCTTGTAAAG GTCACCGAAGAGTGCATGCTGAGGGGCATATCAGCCTGCAAACATGGTGGTAGCTTTAAGGATATTGGAGAGAGAATAAG TGAATATGTGAACAAGTATGGCTACAGCGTCGACCCCTTCATCGGGCACGGAGTTGGGACGATCTTCCATTCAGAACCCATCATATGGCACACCT ATGATTATGAGCCAGGATTCATGGTTGCAGGCCAGACATTCACAATCG AGCCTACCCTGTCCATGGGGACCACACAGTGCGAGGTGTGGGACGATGGCTGGACCGCTATTACGATGGATGGCAGCCTCAACGCACAGTTTGAGCATACGGTGCTGGTTACCGTCAATGGCGCAGAGATTCTCACCAAGTGTTAA
- the LOC123405465 gene encoding protein FAR1-RELATED SEQUENCE 5-like, whose product MTVSSRGPPSPGRRRLYTGGVMPPTRPSPSAGGGSSDAGGDDGPSIWSTSLDGPTTEELRRYMLLGLSGCWLAKPWKIDKDGYATLDPGATAEERRNHPSDRYNIVVRHAFRGGKSYANVIGRFRHSSAIAGNPFNSGSRQRRRRRWTLPPPAPPVALSKIDLTPEQVVLREDGNPNDTRGLLVALRASQAVAEEATTKEGAETVAAIEAAATIEATAAASASAGRHRLPWFRQTVRPAATASNHRAAAPVATALTTAALPRKPPRPRQTYAARNLPENVTEGEGSYVHGNFSAPDVEDSKDSDDGDVSSQPLPPYVGMVFDTVDDARKFYNDYAFKLGFGTHISTSKFTQKRGQKKEDATLIKRVFGCVHARKPVKTETKSSSESIANGTSNSSRQPSEGMDVTRKRQKTECSHTHPMMDQPERVRYYRSHRSIPSEDYQLLLTLHDVNLSNSECMSVLGRIHGGDTRILPYVKRDVTNERAKLRRGLTFRDMDMIVKYFERRNGENPGFFFAKQQDPATNSVTALFWVDGRTRALYPKYKDCVFFNTTFCTNRYNMPFAPIVGVNNHLQTIALGCALLPDETIDTFKWVFQQWMVAMDNEHPTNIMTDQDQAMATAIDQVFPNTCHRCCKFHVLSNARSKLGRLLSRDGAFADVFYTCINQSETVEEFEETWQHMLHCFEVAENRHLKNMWRTRRTWAPAYFKDKFFPFTSTTGRSEGLNSYFKTLIRPADSVWRFVQQYEMCQETMLDREDNAGFTGETTAPPLYSRYNIERQAAAYYTRTVFGKFQKEVTASTGFIVNQDTDYQWQGVVFELKATSYENPKLYSVHVVKDEGLFECSCHYFEMNGLICAHIIRAMVHLNVQAIPQQYLLERWSEAATTSMGRTGRLLDFGHPSTNTLKYNSLCRRLTWLASNACCNDDAYRILDDAIKALEPAIAVAKRGAMPDQQATQQNESPTPPAAITVTVNGDMPQRERSDMLQNPARVPKKGRPTDREKRKKMLVEQRDDEQKKKMKQQGKKATTSDKTTAQKRTVRCKHCNELGHNIQTCGTLKAAMEAASTPSKCQFCSGVGHAVPQCQYLRAVMANDQRVAQMTQLNL is encoded by the exons ATGACCGTCAGCTCCCGAGGCCCGCCATCTCCCGGGAGGCGACGCCTGTACACCGGGGGAGTAATGCCGCCCACCCGCCCCTCGCCCTCCG CGGGCGGAGGCAGCTCCGACGCTGGAGGCGACGACGGTCCCAGCATCTGGTCGACGAGCCTAGACGGGCCGACGACAGAGGAGCTCCGGCGCTACATGTTGTTGGGGCTGTCGGGGTGCTGGCTCGCGAAGCCGTGGAAAATCGACAAGGACGGCTATGCGACACTCGACCCCGGTGCCACGGCAGAGGAGCGTCGTAACCACCCCAGCGACAGGTACAACATCGTTGTCCGTCACGCATTTCGGGGCGGCAAGTCCTACGCGAACGTCATCGGTCGGTTCCGGCACTCGTCGGCGATCGCGGGGAACCCCTTCAACTCCGGCAGTAGACAGCGACGCCGCAGGCGGTGGACGTTACCCCCACCGGCCCCTCCGGTGGCCCTGTCGAAGATTGACCTCACACCGGAACAGGTGGTCCTCCGAGAGGACGGCAACCCCAACGACACGCGGGGTTTACTCGTCGCTCTGCGTGCCTcgcaggcggtggcggaggaggccaCGACGAAGGAGGGAGCAGAGACGGTGGCGGCTATCGAGGCAGCGGCGACGATTGAGGCGACGGCGGCTGCATCGGCATCGGCCGGGAGGCACAG GCTGCCGTGGTTCCGACAGACTGTGCGCCCCGCAGCCACCGCCTCCAaccaccgcgccgccgccccggTAGCAACTGCTCTAACCACCGCGGCGCTGCCTCGCAAACCACCGCGGCCCCGACAAACCTACGCCGCCCGCAACCTGCCT GAAAATGTAACTGAAGGTGAAGGAAGCTATGTCCATGGAAATTTTTCTGCTCCTGATGTCGAAGATTCAAAAGAttcagatgatggagatgtttctTCGCAGCCGCTGCCGCCCTATGTTGGGATGGTGTTTGACACAGTTGACGATGCTCGCAAATTCTACAATGACTATGCCTTCAAGTTGGGGTTTGGAACGCATATATCTACTTCAAAATTCACGCAGAAGAGAGGTCAAAAGAAAGAGGATGCAACCCTCATAAAAAGGGTCTTTGGATGTGTGCACGCTAGAAAGCCCGTTAAAACGGAAACCAAGAGCAGTTCAGAGAGCATTGCAAATGGAACCAGCAACTCTAGTAGGCAGCCTAGTGAGGGGATGGATGTCACAAGAAAACGTCAAAAAACAGAATGCTCC CATACACATCCGATGATGGATCAACCGGAGCGTGttaggtactaccgctcgcaccgcAGCATACCCAGCGAGGATTACCAACTGTTGTTGACGCTGCATGATGTGAACCTCTCCAATTCAGAATGCATGAGCGTCCTTGGTAGGATCCATGGAGGTGACACTAGGATACTCCCATATGTGAAAAGAGATGTTACAAATGAACGTGCAAAGCTCCGCAGAGGGTTAACATTTCGAGACATGGATATGATAGTGAAGTATTTTGAGAGGAGGAATGGTGAGAATCCAGGGTTTTTCTTTGCGAAACAGCAAGATCCTGCAACAAACTCAGTGACTGCATTGTTTTGGGTTGATGGGAGAACAAGGGCGTTGTACCCGAAATACAAAGATTGTGTATTCTTCAATACAACATTCTGCACAAACAGATACAACATGCCATTTGCTCCTATAGTTGGTGTAAACAACCACCTCCAGACAATTGCACTAGGATGTGCCCTGTTGCCGGATGAAACTATTGACACATTTAAGTGGGTTTTCCAGCAGTGGATGGTTGCGATGGATAACGAGCATCCTACCAACATCATGACTGACCAGGACCAAGCGATGGCAACAGCCATTGATCAAGTGTTCCCGAACACTTGCCATAGGTGTTGCAAGTTTCATGTGCTTAGCAATGCACGGTCCAAGTTGGGAAGGCTATTGAGCAGAGATGGGGCTTTTGCAGATGTGTTTTACACTTGTATCAACCAATCCGAAACCGTGGAGGAATTTGAGGAAACATGGCAGCACATGTTGCATTGTTTTGAAGTTGCAGAAAACAGACACCTAAAAAATATGTGGCGGACAAGGCGCACGTGGGCTCCAGCATATTTCAAGGACAAATTCTTCCCGTTCACGAGCACAACAGGCAGGTCTGAGGGGCTCAACTCATATTTTAAGACCCTGATTCGACCAGCTGATTCCGTTTGGAGATTTGTGCAGCAATATGAAATGTGTCAAGAAACTATGCTTGATCGTGAGGACAATGCTGGATTCACTGGTGAAACAACAGCTCCGCCTCTATACTCTCG CTACAACATCGAGCGCCAAGCTGCTGCGTACTACACCCGCACTGTCTTCGGTAAGTTTCAGAAAGAGGTGACGGCATCTACTGGCTTCATTGTCAACCAAGACACTGACTACCAATGGCAAGGTGTCGTGTTTGAGTTGAAAGCAACATCCTATGAGAACCCGAAGCTGTATTCTGTGCATGTTGTGAAGGATGAAGGGTTGTTTGAGTGCAGCTGCCACTACTTTGAGATGAATGGGCTGATTTGTGCACACATAATAAGGGCGATGGTTCATCTCAATGTGCAAGCAATTCCACAACAATACTTATTGGAGAGGTGGTCCGAAGCAGCCACTACAAGCATGGGTAGGACTGGCAGGTTGCTGGACTTTGGGCacccctcgacaaacacactgaaaTACAACTCCTTGTGTCGAAGGTTGACATGGCTTGCCTCTAATGCATGTTGCAATGATGATGCCTATAGAATATTGGATGATGCAATTAAAGCCCTTGAGCCTGCCATAGCAGTGGCCAAGAGAGGAGCCATGCCTGATCAACAAGCCACGCAACAGAATGAATCTCCAACACCACCCGCTGCGATAACGGTAACAGTGAATGGTGACATGCCACAACGAGAACGCTCCGATATGCTGCAAAACCCAGCTCGTGTGCCTAAGAAAGGCCGACCAACTGACagagagaagagaaagaagatGCTTGTAGAGCAGCGAGATGATGAACAAAAAAAGAAGATGAAACAACAAGGGAAAAAAGCAACAACATCGGACAAGACAACAGCTCAAAAAAGGACTGTTCGCTGCAAGCACTGCAATGAGTTGGGACACAATATTCAGACATGTGGCACCCTAAAAGCTGCGATGGAGGCGGCATCAACGCCCTCAAAATGCCAATTCTGCTCTGGGGTTGGACATGCAGTCCCACAATGTCAATACTTGAGAGCTGTGATGGCAAATGATCAAAGAGTTGCCCAAATGACGCAACTGAACCTGTAG
- the LOC123405466 gene encoding uncharacterized protein LOC123405466: MNNEVMSLYIESFNIEHMYSSSKPRKFAFSPHVVSKLCVDPSSFNTNSYTKDLKRACEKNDIAKADQLFFTIVKQDHWAVVVLNLIHKQFNVFDSNIRDSDYVSFLEKPCSNLIENFKTLVRGRNPWKHNLDMFERFSPSGYPQQSTTFDCGLFAILYMENLTARGLKPFNTV, encoded by the exons ATGAACAATGAGGTGATGTCACTCTATATTGAAAGTTTCAACATTGAGCACATGTACAGTTCAAGCAAGCCAAGGAAGTTTGCATTCTCACCACATGTTGTT TCAAAACTCTGTGTGGACCCAAGTTCATTCAATACAAATTCCTACACGAAAGATTTGAAAAGGGCCTGTGAGAAGAACGACATTGCCAAAGCTGACCAA TTGTTCTTCACCATTGTGAAACAAGACCATTGGGCGGTCGTTGTTCTAAACTTGATTCATAAACAGTTCAATGTGTTCGACTCCAACATTAGAGACTCTGATTATGTCAGCTTCCTCGAGAAGCCTTGTTCCAATTTG atagagaacttcaaaactcTGGTGAGAGGAAGAAACCCTTGGAAGCACAATCTTGACATGTTTGAGCGCTTCAGTCCATCAGGCTACCCACAACAGTCAACAAC ATTTGATTGCGGCTTGTTTGCTATTCTGTACATGGAGAACTTAACTGCAAGGGGGTTAAAACCATTCAATACAGTATGA